The Flexivirga oryzae genome has a segment encoding these proteins:
- a CDS encoding PD40 domain-containing protein yields MRGAGRRSRVVAAMGGAVVACAVAACSSGAGPVQQPTNAAASYTTVPVRAMKARAVKAVDGAIAYSPDGKKAAVQGGSSICIVTVAASDGTGRICPKLKAPVGAVVFSPDGATAVVVEDVARDFTGRMWLIATEDGSVRQVSVPAGVSAERKKATIYRTVVWPAGGAPLALVDVPGTSAISDHLVRIDVGSAKPEDLGVVAEGDIAADGTMVAAGHKVVFGAYRAHEPKSRLLVFDLDTKKVSQVELTGALVGTSSRAAPVALSADGRHAALIIDDPVKFTVAPPAQVDLGSGAVTAVTGTPGLRLAAAAYSPDGSQLAFFATPKSGAAGLSVLVAPTAKGTARTLLTEHVRSSGDFGLQWSGDNELLPHSAPVGRVPDGVGPVALSG; encoded by the coding sequence ATGAGGGGTGCGGGGAGAAGATCACGGGTAGTCGCGGCGATGGGCGGTGCCGTCGTTGCGTGCGCGGTCGCGGCCTGCTCGTCCGGCGCGGGGCCGGTGCAGCAGCCGACGAACGCTGCCGCGTCATACACGACGGTCCCGGTCCGGGCGATGAAAGCTCGCGCGGTGAAAGCGGTCGACGGTGCGATCGCCTACTCACCGGACGGCAAGAAGGCTGCGGTGCAAGGAGGTTCGTCGATCTGCATCGTGACCGTCGCCGCATCCGACGGCACGGGGAGGATCTGCCCGAAACTCAAGGCGCCCGTCGGGGCCGTCGTGTTCTCCCCGGACGGGGCCACGGCGGTCGTCGTCGAGGACGTCGCCCGAGACTTCACCGGGCGGATGTGGCTGATCGCCACCGAGGACGGCTCCGTCCGCCAGGTGTCGGTGCCCGCCGGCGTCAGCGCGGAGCGCAAGAAGGCCACCATCTATCGGACCGTCGTCTGGCCGGCGGGCGGCGCCCCGCTGGCGTTGGTGGACGTGCCCGGCACGTCCGCGATCAGCGACCATCTCGTGCGGATCGACGTCGGCTCCGCGAAGCCCGAAGACCTCGGCGTCGTCGCGGAGGGGGACATCGCTGCGGACGGCACGATGGTCGCAGCCGGACACAAGGTCGTGTTCGGCGCCTACCGGGCACACGAGCCGAAATCCCGGCTACTCGTCTTCGACCTCGACACGAAGAAGGTGTCGCAGGTCGAGCTGACCGGTGCACTGGTCGGCACGAGCTCCCGCGCCGCGCCCGTCGCACTGTCCGCCGACGGCAGGCACGCGGCCCTGATCATCGACGACCCGGTCAAATTCACCGTCGCACCACCCGCCCAGGTCGATCTGGGCTCCGGGGCGGTCACCGCCGTGACCGGCACGCCCGGTCTCCGGCTGGCGGCCGCCGCCTACTCCCCGGACGGGTCGCAGCTGGCATTCTTCGCCACGCCCAAGAGCGGGGCGGCCGGGCTCAGCGTGCTGGTCGCACCGACGGCCAAGGGCACCGCGCGCACGTTGCTGACCGAGCACGTCAGGTCCTCGGGCGACTTCGGGCTGCAGTGGAGCGGCGACAACGAACTCCTGCCGCACTCCGCCCCGGTCGGTCGGGTCCCGGACGGCGTCGGACCCGTCGCCCTCAGCGGGTGA
- a CDS encoding type 1 glutamine amidotransferase, with amino-acid sequence MATPTAPLILTVIRNDKGSGPGRILDWADAAGVAVELRKADEGDQIPSAAAGLDALILLGGGFLPDADEEHPWLPAERALVQDCLDTRVPVLGICLGAQLLAHVGGGQVEGDHGLPEKGVTELTPQPDAVDDVLFQSFSGPARGVESHRDQITRLPATARLLMSSDRCRNQAFRLGDVAWATQWHPESSAERVAGWEEDKLRDLGFDPAVVKQTAQEHAEELEDTWHAFFERFLAVVRARV; translated from the coding sequence ATGGCGACTCCGACCGCACCGCTGATCCTCACCGTCATCCGCAACGACAAGGGCAGCGGCCCCGGCCGCATCCTGGACTGGGCCGACGCGGCGGGCGTCGCCGTCGAGCTGCGCAAGGCCGACGAGGGTGACCAGATCCCTTCCGCCGCAGCGGGACTCGATGCCCTCATCCTGCTCGGTGGCGGCTTCCTGCCGGACGCCGACGAGGAGCACCCGTGGCTGCCCGCCGAGCGCGCGCTCGTCCAGGACTGCCTCGACACGCGGGTGCCGGTGCTCGGGATCTGTCTCGGCGCGCAGCTGCTCGCGCACGTCGGCGGTGGCCAGGTCGAGGGTGACCACGGCCTGCCGGAGAAGGGCGTCACCGAGCTGACACCGCAGCCCGACGCAGTGGATGACGTTCTGTTCCAGTCGTTCTCCGGACCGGCCCGGGGCGTTGAGAGTCACCGCGACCAGATCACCCGGCTGCCGGCGACGGCCCGGCTGCTGATGTCCAGCGACCGATGCCGCAACCAGGCGTTCCGGCTCGGTGACGTCGCGTGGGCCACCCAGTGGCACCCCGAGTCGAGCGCCGAGCGGGTGGCCGGGTGGGAGGAGGACAAGCTGCGGGACCTCGGCTTCGACCCGGCCGTGGTCAAGCAGACCGCCCAGGAGCACGCCGAGGAGCTCGAGGACACCTGGCACGCCTTCTTCGAGCGGTTCCTCGCCGTCGTCCGTGCGCGAGTCTGA
- a CDS encoding transglycosylase family protein, which produces MDLSTNISRKTRVAGIGVAAAAALAAAGVATASDAHAASWSTWDAVAACESGGNWAINTGNGFYGGLQFTHQTWIGYGGGAYAYNANLASKSAQIAIAEKVLASQGPGAWPVCSVRAGLTRGGAPATTPAPAPKASTPTYTAPKKTYTAPKRTYTAPKVSRSNTRPTVTAPKQSYTLPKVTLSGKSVTVKSGDTLSELAHSHHIKGGWLALYAANKSTVNDPNLIFVGQHLNLPA; this is translated from the coding sequence ATGGACCTCAGCACGAACATCAGCCGCAAGACCCGCGTCGCCGGCATCGGGGTTGCCGCCGCCGCAGCCCTCGCCGCAGCCGGCGTCGCCACCGCGAGTGACGCGCACGCCGCCTCGTGGAGCACCTGGGACGCCGTCGCCGCCTGTGAGAGCGGTGGCAACTGGGCCATCAACACCGGCAACGGTTTCTACGGTGGCCTGCAGTTCACGCACCAGACCTGGATCGGCTACGGCGGCGGCGCTTACGCGTACAACGCCAACCTGGCCAGCAAGTCGGCGCAGATCGCCATCGCCGAGAAGGTGCTCGCTTCGCAGGGCCCCGGCGCCTGGCCGGTCTGCTCGGTGCGCGCGGGCCTGACCCGTGGCGGTGCGCCCGCCACGACGCCGGCACCGGCACCGAAGGCGTCGACGCCCACCTACACGGCGCCCAAGAAGACCTATACCGCGCCGAAGAGGACCTACACCGCGCCGAAGGTGTCGCGCTCCAACACGCGCCCCACCGTCACCGCGCCGAAGCAGAGCTACACCCTTCCCAAGGTGACGCTCTCCGGGAAGTCGGTCACCGTGAAGTCCGGCGACACGCTGAGCGAGCTGGCGCACAGCCACCACATCAAGGGTGGCTGGCTGGCCCTCTACGCCGCCAACAAGAGCACCGTGAACGACCCCAACCTGATCTTCGTCGGGCAGCACCTCAACCTGCCGGCCTGA
- a CDS encoding thymidylate synthase: MKQYLDLLDRVISDGTRKDDRTGTGTLSVFGHQMRFDLTEGFPVLTTKKLHLRSIIGELLWFLRGDTNVQWLHDRKISIWDEWADEHGDLGPVYGHQWRSWPTPDGGTIDQIARLVDGLRSNPDSRRHIVSAWNVADVEDMALPPCHTMFQFYVGAETEDGRRSLSCQLYQRSADIFLGVPFNIASYALLTAMVAQVTDLVPGEFVHTLGDAHLYLNHLDQARLQLTREPGPLPTLRLNPQIREIDAFDLPDIGLEGYVAAPTIKAPIAV, encoded by the coding sequence GTGAAGCAGTACCTCGACCTGCTCGACCGGGTCATCTCAGACGGCACCCGCAAGGACGATCGCACCGGCACCGGCACCCTGTCGGTCTTCGGGCACCAGATGCGCTTCGACCTGACCGAAGGCTTCCCGGTGCTCACCACCAAGAAGCTGCACCTGCGCTCGATCATCGGAGAGTTGCTGTGGTTCCTGCGCGGTGACACCAACGTGCAGTGGCTGCACGACCGCAAGATCTCGATCTGGGACGAGTGGGCCGACGAGCACGGCGACCTCGGCCCGGTCTACGGCCACCAGTGGCGGTCCTGGCCGACGCCCGACGGGGGCACGATCGACCAGATCGCCCGGCTCGTCGACGGCCTGCGCAGCAACCCCGACTCTCGCCGGCACATCGTGTCCGCCTGGAACGTCGCGGACGTCGAGGACATGGCGCTGCCGCCGTGTCACACGATGTTCCAGTTCTACGTCGGCGCGGAGACCGAGGACGGCCGCCGGTCGTTGTCCTGCCAGCTCTACCAGCGATCCGCCGACATCTTCCTCGGCGTGCCGTTCAACATCGCGTCCTACGCGCTGCTCACCGCGATGGTCGCCCAGGTCACCGACCTGGTCCCGGGCGAGTTCGTGCACACCCTCGGCGATGCGCACCTCTACCTCAACCACCTCGATCAGGCGCGGCTGCAGCTCACCCGCGAGCCGGGGCCGTTGCCGACGCTGCGGCTCAACCCGCAGATCCGGGAGATCGACGCGTTCGACCTGCCCGACATCGGCCTCGAGGGTTACGTCGCGGCGCCGACGATCAAGGCCCCGATCGCGGTATGA
- a CDS encoding tyrosine-protein phosphatase, whose product MTTHPSWIELDGVVNMRDLGGLPTSDGHRVQPGRLLRSDNLQDLTAADIRALVTERGVTDIVDLRSDVELKITGPGPLQQVGTVTHHHLSLFPDDKDIDARDVLVLPWHKAEEPKRDENARASHYLGYLERRPDSVAAALDVIGTSDGATVVHCAAGKDRTGTIVAMALSVAGVPREEIVADYVASTERTERIVRRLETLPGYADNLRDVPMTAHHSRPETISRVLEAIDERFGSVPGWLTSAGWTEPQIDRLRAKLIG is encoded by the coding sequence GTGACGACTCACCCCTCCTGGATCGAGCTCGACGGTGTCGTGAACATGCGCGACCTCGGTGGACTGCCGACGTCGGACGGGCACCGGGTGCAGCCCGGCCGGCTGCTGCGCTCGGACAACCTGCAGGATCTCACCGCCGCCGACATACGAGCCCTGGTGACCGAGCGCGGTGTCACCGACATCGTCGACCTGCGCAGCGACGTCGAGCTGAAGATCACCGGGCCGGGACCGCTGCAGCAGGTCGGCACGGTCACGCACCACCACCTGTCGCTGTTCCCGGACGACAAGGACATCGACGCCCGCGACGTGCTCGTGCTGCCCTGGCACAAGGCGGAGGAGCCGAAGCGGGACGAGAACGCCCGCGCCAGCCACTACCTCGGCTACCTGGAGCGGCGCCCCGACTCGGTCGCGGCGGCGCTGGATGTCATCGGCACGAGCGACGGCGCGACGGTCGTGCACTGCGCGGCTGGCAAGGACCGCACCGGGACCATCGTGGCGATGGCCCTGTCGGTCGCCGGCGTGCCGCGGGAGGAGATCGTCGCCGACTACGTCGCCAGCACCGAGCGCACCGAGCGGATCGTCCGCCGGCTGGAGACCCTGCCGGGCTACGCCGACAACCTGCGGGACGTCCCGATGACCGCGCACCACTCGCGGCCGGAGACGATCAGCCGGGTGCTCGAGGCGATCGACGAGCGCTTCGGGTCCGTGCCGGGCTGGCTGACATCGGCCGGGTGGACCGAGCCGCAGATCGACCGGTTGCGTGCCAAACTCATTGGGTGA
- a CDS encoding dihydrofolate reductase, whose translation MTISFIAAVARNGVVGRDGSMPWRVPGEQRGFKAATMGHPMVMGRRTFESHGLLPGRRHIVLTRDPDWTAEGVEVAHSVDEALFLVGDEDFFVTGGAQIWALFAAYADRMLLSEIPLEPEGDTVFPGWPFTDSPVWREASREPHDGWTVVTYERRKPRAQVEVGPRIAASAEAGATQIKAGATCAIGDGDRLLLTRREDNGLWCLPGGGAEIGETWSETAVREAREETGLRVAVDSVLAAYSRPDVVIVYPDGRRRTIFGVCFRAHVVDGSAGTSNEVTESRWFTAAEAARLPIIPAHRPLVRAFFESEPGTTIFD comes from the coding sequence ATGACGATCAGCTTCATCGCCGCCGTCGCACGCAACGGTGTGGTCGGCCGGGACGGGTCGATGCCGTGGCGGGTGCCCGGGGAGCAGCGGGGCTTCAAGGCCGCCACCATGGGTCACCCGATGGTGATGGGCCGGCGCACCTTCGAGTCGCACGGGCTGCTGCCGGGCCGGCGCCACATCGTGCTGACCCGCGACCCGGACTGGACCGCAGAGGGCGTCGAGGTGGCGCACTCGGTCGACGAGGCACTGTTCCTGGTCGGTGACGAGGACTTCTTCGTCACCGGCGGGGCGCAGATCTGGGCGCTGTTCGCGGCATACGCCGACCGCATGCTGCTGTCGGAGATCCCGCTGGAGCCGGAGGGCGACACGGTCTTCCCGGGCTGGCCGTTCACCGACTCCCCCGTATGGCGCGAGGCGTCCCGCGAGCCGCACGACGGCTGGACGGTCGTGACCTATGAGCGGCGCAAGCCGCGCGCGCAGGTGGAGGTCGGCCCGCGGATCGCGGCGTCGGCGGAGGCCGGCGCGACCCAGATCAAGGCGGGCGCCACCTGTGCGATCGGCGACGGCGACCGGCTGCTGCTGACCCGGCGCGAGGACAACGGGTTGTGGTGCCTGCCGGGAGGCGGCGCGGAGATCGGCGAGACCTGGTCCGAGACCGCTGTCCGGGAGGCGCGGGAGGAGACCGGTCTGCGGGTCGCCGTTGATTCGGTGCTGGCGGCATACAGCAGACCGGACGTGGTGATCGTCTACCCGGACGGGCGGCGCCGCACGATCTTCGGGGTGTGCTTCCGGGCGCACGTCGTCGATGGGTCGGCCGGCACCTCGAACGAAGTCACCGAGTCCAGGTGGTTCACGGCGGCGGAGGCGGCCCGGCTGCCGATCATCCCCGCGCACCGACCGCTGGTGCGGGCTTTCTTCGAATCCGAGCCGGGCACAACGATTTTCGACTGA
- a CDS encoding AzlC family ABC transporter permease, translated as MSAIPPEAVAATPKSVARKGIWVGVATGAYGISYGALAVAAGLNLWQAVLLSLLLFSGGSQFALVGVIGAGGSGASAVGTSTLLGLRNGFYGLQVSKLLQETGWRRVLAAQLTIDESTAVSITQPDRTLSRVGFWWTGLSVYVLWGSMSAVGAVLGNAMGDPARFGLDAAAPAAFCALVWSRLNNRRAQLVAVAAGLIALLVSPHTASGIPVLVAALAAVVAGFLPDRSITSADTI; from the coding sequence GTGAGCGCCATACCCCCGGAAGCAGTTGCCGCGACACCGAAATCCGTTGCCCGTAAAGGGATCTGGGTCGGTGTCGCCACCGGTGCGTACGGCATCAGCTACGGCGCGCTCGCGGTCGCTGCCGGCCTGAACCTCTGGCAGGCCGTGCTGCTGTCGCTGCTGCTGTTCAGCGGCGGCTCGCAGTTCGCCCTCGTCGGGGTCATCGGCGCGGGCGGCTCGGGCGCGAGCGCAGTCGGCACCTCCACGCTGCTCGGCCTGCGCAACGGTTTCTACGGGCTGCAGGTCAGCAAACTGCTGCAGGAGACCGGGTGGCGCCGGGTGCTGGCCGCGCAGTTGACGATCGACGAGTCGACCGCGGTGTCCATCACCCAACCCGACCGCACCCTCTCCCGGGTCGGCTTCTGGTGGACCGGCCTGTCCGTCTACGTCCTGTGGGGTTCGATGTCCGCGGTCGGCGCCGTCCTCGGCAACGCCATGGGCGACCCGGCGCGCTTCGGGCTGGATGCCGCCGCGCCGGCCGCGTTCTGCGCCCTCGTCTGGTCCCGCCTGAACAACCGGCGGGCGCAACTGGTCGCGGTCGCCGCCGGCCTGATCGCGCTGCTCGTCTCACCGCACACCGCGTCCGGCATACCCGTGCTCGTCGCCGCCCTCGCCGCGGTCGTCGCGGGCTTCCTGCCCGACCGCTCGATCACCTCGGCGGACACCATATGA
- a CDS encoding FAD-binding oxidoreductase, translated as MGLLQSSGVRHRRPQFHPLRVAAVERLTDRAVAVTFDIPEELREAFRFQPGQHLTLRAPIDGADVRRSYSICLSSAQAAASGQLRIASNEVDGGAMSTWLNHEVSVGDTIGVLAPLGEFVCPTDPAAARRIVAVAAGSGITPVISLVRSVLEEEPASRVTLVFGNRSPESTMFSGELGALVDRHADRLDLVEVFSRVPVQDPLLAGRIDGDRLLRILHRTGVSVTDVDAWFLCGPIRMVENLRETLGAQGVDQAHVHHEEFFQ; from the coding sequence GTGGGTCTGTTGCAGTCGTCCGGGGTGCGGCACCGCCGTCCGCAGTTCCACCCGTTGCGGGTCGCGGCGGTGGAACGGCTCACCGACCGGGCCGTCGCGGTGACGTTCGACATCCCGGAGGAGTTGCGCGAGGCGTTCCGGTTCCAGCCGGGCCAGCACCTCACGCTGCGGGCGCCGATCGACGGCGCCGACGTGCGCCGCTCCTACTCGATCTGCCTGTCGAGTGCGCAGGCCGCCGCGAGCGGCCAACTGCGCATCGCCTCCAACGAGGTCGACGGCGGCGCCATGTCGACCTGGCTGAACCACGAGGTGTCCGTGGGGGACACCATCGGCGTGCTCGCGCCCCTCGGTGAGTTCGTCTGCCCGACCGATCCGGCCGCGGCCCGCCGGATCGTCGCCGTTGCCGCGGGCTCGGGCATCACCCCGGTGATCTCGCTGGTGCGTTCGGTGCTGGAGGAGGAGCCGGCGTCCCGGGTCACGCTCGTCTTCGGCAACCGGTCGCCGGAGAGCACGATGTTCTCCGGCGAGCTCGGTGCGCTCGTCGACCGGCATGCCGATCGCCTCGACCTGGTCGAGGTCTTCTCCCGGGTGCCGGTGCAGGACCCGTTGCTGGCCGGCCGCATCGACGGCGACCGGCTGCTGCGCATCCTGCACCGCACCGGGGTGTCGGTCACGGACGTCGACGCGTGGTTCCTCTGCGGCCCGATCCGGATGGTCGAGAACCTGCGCGAGACGCTCGGTGCCCAGGGCGTCGACCAGGCGCACGTGCACCACGAGGAGTTCTTCCAGTAG
- the dapA gene encoding 4-hydroxy-tetrahydrodipicolinate synthase gives MTNPFGRMLTAMVTPMHDDGSLDLDGAQKLADHLVQHGHDGILVNGTTGESATTTDEENVATVRAVVEAVGDRVPVMAGVGTNDTAHSVAAAKAMVAAGARAALVVTPYYNKPPQAGIVEHVRAVAEAADVPVMLYDIPGRTGTALAPDTLLRLAEIPQVRAVKDAKADLYTSSKVMAQTDLLWFSGDDVLALPWLSIGAVGHVAVTGHVAGDQFAAMIKAVDAGDLATARDIHRQLIPAMDAIMTITQGAIMAKAALKQLGVIESDFCRLPLLPATPEQHEIVRRALEESHLS, from the coding sequence ATGACGAACCCCTTCGGACGCATGCTCACCGCCATGGTCACGCCCATGCACGACGACGGCTCACTCGACCTGGACGGCGCCCAGAAGCTTGCGGACCACCTCGTCCAGCACGGCCACGACGGCATCCTGGTCAACGGCACCACCGGCGAGTCGGCCACCACCACCGACGAGGAGAACGTCGCCACCGTCCGCGCCGTCGTCGAGGCGGTCGGGGACCGCGTCCCGGTCATGGCCGGCGTCGGCACCAACGACACCGCCCACTCGGTCGCCGCGGCCAAGGCCATGGTCGCCGCCGGGGCACGCGCCGCCCTCGTCGTCACCCCCTACTACAACAAGCCGCCGCAGGCCGGCATCGTCGAGCACGTCCGCGCCGTCGCCGAGGCCGCCGACGTGCCGGTCATGCTCTACGACATACCCGGCCGCACCGGCACCGCCCTGGCGCCCGATACGCTGCTGCGGCTCGCGGAGATCCCGCAGGTCCGGGCCGTCAAGGACGCCAAGGCCGACCTCTACACCTCCAGCAAGGTGATGGCCCAGACCGACCTGCTGTGGTTCTCCGGCGACGACGTGCTGGCGCTGCCGTGGCTGTCCATCGGTGCGGTCGGGCACGTCGCCGTCACCGGGCACGTCGCCGGCGACCAGTTCGCCGCGATGATCAAGGCGGTGGACGCCGGGGACCTGGCCACCGCCCGCGACATACACCGGCAGCTCATCCCCGCGATGGACGCCATCATGACGATCACCCAAGGAGCGATCATGGCCAAGGCCGCGCTGAAGCAACTCGGTGTCATCGAGTCCGACTTCTGCCGCCTGCCGCTGCTGCCGGCCACCCCGGAGCAGCACGAGATCGTGCGTCGAGCACTCGAGGAGTCACACCTTTCATGA
- a CDS encoding GNAT family N-acetyltransferase produces MSDTGVRTARAADVPAVAHVQAAVWRNAYGDLVDAEVRDAFTPEAFEPAWRESLQSPPSPLHRLLVATEGETVVGFAAIGPAVGDEPDPGTGEIYALGVAPDSRGHGNGSRLLNAAVDTLHAGDFASVSMWVLNDAEQARAFLASAGLEPDGAWRDRVVAADGRTAREVRLTAALSEPPGPDEP; encoded by the coding sequence ATGAGTGACACCGGTGTCCGGACCGCACGAGCCGCCGACGTGCCCGCGGTCGCGCACGTACAGGCCGCCGTATGGCGCAACGCGTACGGCGACCTGGTCGACGCCGAGGTGCGCGACGCGTTCACCCCGGAGGCGTTCGAGCCGGCCTGGCGTGAGTCGCTGCAGTCCCCGCCGTCACCGCTGCATCGCCTGCTGGTGGCGACCGAGGGCGAGACGGTGGTCGGTTTCGCGGCCATCGGTCCGGCGGTCGGCGACGAGCCGGATCCCGGGACCGGCGAGATCTACGCGCTCGGGGTCGCCCCCGACAGCCGGGGTCACGGCAACGGCTCGCGGCTGCTCAACGCCGCGGTCGACACGCTGCACGCCGGCGACTTCGCGAGCGTCAGCATGTGGGTGCTGAACGATGCGGAGCAGGCCCGCGCCTTCCTGGCCTCGGCCGGCCTGGAGCCGGACGGCGCCTGGCGGGACCGGGTGGTCGCCGCGGACGGCCGGACGGCACGGGAGGTCCGCCTCACCGCCGCACTGTCGGAACCCCCCGGGCCCGACGAACCGTGA
- a CDS encoding biotin/lipoyl-containing protein, which translates to MTDVLFPQISQKDPEAQGTLATWFADDGSAVTEGDLLAEVAVDKVDMEVLAPCSGTLTHAAEEGAVLVQGAVIGSVS; encoded by the coding sequence ATGACCGACGTTCTGTTTCCACAGATCTCGCAGAAGGACCCGGAGGCACAGGGCACGCTGGCCACCTGGTTCGCGGACGACGGCAGCGCCGTGACCGAGGGCGACCTGCTCGCTGAGGTCGCCGTCGACAAGGTCGACATGGAGGTGCTGGCACCGTGCAGCGGCACGCTGACCCACGCTGCGGAGGAGGGCGCGGTGCTGGTCCAGGGCGCGGTCATCGGGTCGGTCAGCTGA
- a CDS encoding AzlD domain-containing protein — MSLWTTVLLASALSFVTKFAGYVVPQAVLDHPLTDRVMHYLPVALLSALIAVQTFTSGSGSFAFDARAAGLAVAIVCLLLRAPFLVVVVAAAATAALLRAAGIG; from the coding sequence ATGAGCCTCTGGACCACCGTGCTGCTGGCGAGCGCGCTGTCGTTCGTCACCAAGTTCGCCGGGTATGTCGTGCCGCAGGCCGTGCTCGACCACCCGCTGACCGACAGGGTCATGCACTACCTGCCGGTCGCGCTGCTGTCGGCGCTCATCGCGGTGCAGACCTTCACCTCCGGCAGCGGATCGTTCGCGTTCGACGCCCGTGCGGCCGGGCTCGCCGTCGCCATCGTGTGCCTGCTGTTGCGCGCGCCCTTCCTCGTCGTCGTCGTCGCTGCCGCTGCGACCGCGGCGCTCCTGCGTGCGGCCGGCATCGGCTGA
- a CDS encoding ribonuclease J, giving the protein MSHPHPELELPGPLPKGGVRVVPLGGLGEVGRNMTVVEYDGRLLVVDCGVLFPEDHPGVDLILPDFEYITDRLDDIDAIVLTHGHEDHIGAVPYLLRLKPDIPLVGSTLTLALVEAKLKEHRITPYTLAVKEGGNERLGGFDCDFIAVNHSIPDALAVFIRTGGGNLLITGDFKMDQLPLDNRITDLRAFAKAGEEGVDLFLTDSTNAEVPGFTTPERNIAPAIERVFHRAQRRIIVACFSSHVHRVQQVLDAAQAYGRKVAFVGRSMVRNMGIAADLGYLHVPDGVLVDLKRIDQFADNQIVLVSTGSQGEPMAALSRMANGDHNTIDIGPGDTVLMASSLIPGNENAVYRVINGLMRRGASVIHKGNALVHVSGHASAGELLYVYNIVRPRNVMPIHGEWRHLVANGELAEATGVPAERVLLAEDGVVVDLLDGRARIVGAVPCGYVYVDGSLVGTTDETMLKDRRILRDEGFVTIIVVRDADNGKIVSGPEIQTRGFAEDDEVFDKVRPKLEAALEEAREKGISDTYQLQQVIRRTVGSYVGGKLRRRPMIIPIVIDA; this is encoded by the coding sequence ATGAGTCACCCGCATCCGGAGCTGGAACTACCCGGACCGTTACCGAAGGGCGGCGTCCGCGTCGTCCCGCTCGGCGGGCTCGGCGAGGTCGGCCGCAACATGACGGTCGTGGAGTATGACGGCAGGCTTCTCGTCGTCGACTGCGGCGTTCTCTTCCCCGAGGACCACCCCGGGGTCGACCTGATCCTGCCGGACTTCGAATACATCACCGACCGGCTCGACGACATCGACGCCATCGTGCTGACCCACGGCCACGAGGACCACATCGGCGCCGTGCCCTACCTGTTGCGGCTCAAGCCGGACATCCCACTGGTGGGGTCCACGCTGACGCTGGCGCTGGTCGAGGCCAAGCTCAAGGAGCACCGGATCACGCCATACACCCTGGCGGTCAAGGAGGGTGGCAACGAGAGGCTCGGCGGCTTCGACTGCGACTTCATCGCCGTCAACCACTCCATCCCGGACGCGCTCGCGGTCTTCATCCGCACCGGCGGCGGCAACCTGCTGATCACCGGCGACTTCAAGATGGACCAGCTGCCGCTGGACAACCGCATCACCGACCTGCGGGCGTTCGCGAAGGCGGGCGAGGAGGGTGTCGACCTCTTCCTCACCGACTCCACCAACGCCGAGGTGCCCGGTTTCACCACCCCCGAGCGCAACATCGCGCCGGCCATCGAGCGGGTCTTCCACAGGGCGCAGCGGCGGATCATCGTGGCCTGCTTCTCCTCGCACGTGCACCGCGTGCAGCAGGTGCTGGACGCCGCGCAGGCGTACGGCCGCAAGGTGGCGTTCGTCGGCCGGTCGATGGTCCGCAACATGGGCATCGCCGCCGACCTGGGCTACCTGCACGTGCCCGACGGGGTGCTGGTCGACCTGAAGCGGATCGACCAGTTCGCCGACAACCAGATCGTGCTGGTGTCCACCGGGTCCCAGGGTGAGCCGATGGCGGCGCTGTCGCGGATGGCGAACGGTGACCACAACACCATCGACATCGGCCCCGGCGACACGGTGCTGATGGCGTCGTCGCTGATCCCCGGCAACGAGAACGCCGTCTACCGCGTGATCAACGGCCTGATGCGACGCGGCGCCAGCGTCATACACAAGGGGAACGCGCTGGTGCACGTCTCCGGCCACGCCAGCGCGGGGGAGCTGCTCTACGTCTACAACATCGTGCGGCCGCGCAACGTCATGCCGATCCACGGCGAATGGCGGCACCTGGTCGCCAACGGCGAGCTGGCCGAGGCGACCGGGGTGCCCGCCGAGCGGGTGCTGCTCGCCGAGGACGGCGTCGTGGTCGACCTGCTCGACGGGCGCGCGCGGATCGTCGGCGCGGTGCCGTGCGGTTACGTGTATGTCGACGGCTCGCTGGTCGGCACCACCGACGAGACCATGCTCAAGGACCGCCGGATCCTGCGCGACGAGGGTTTCGTGACGATCATCGTGGTCCGTGATGCCGACAACGGGAAGATCGTCAGCGGCCCGGAGATCCAGACCCGCGGCTTCGCCGAGGACGACGAGGTCTTCGACAAGGTGCGGCCCAAGCTGGAGGCTGCGCTGGAGGAGGCCCGGGAGAAGGGCATCAGCGACACCTACCAGCTGCAGCAGGTCATCCGGCGCACCGTCGGCAGCTACGTCGGCGGGAAGCTGCGCCGCCGCCCGATGATCATCCCGATAGTCATCGACGCGTAG